The Alnus glutinosa chromosome 7, dhAlnGlut1.1, whole genome shotgun sequence genome includes a region encoding these proteins:
- the LOC133872582 gene encoding uncharacterized protein LOC133872582, translating to MRREIEEREIERLRRSGERESQRSGEGVGERESSSSNSPVREAPKSLLSLGAMLNEYICLKEQKVMVDQERVRLEQEKCRVQTLLQGMQAVMNTYNSSGAFPSQLNISSGATRSAIINLD from the exons atgcgaagagagattgaagagagagagatcgagagactgaggagatcgggagagagggagagtcagaGATCGGGAGAGGGAGTCGGCGAGAGGGAGTCATCCAGCTCCAATTCTCCCGTTCGAGAG GCACCCAAGAGCCTGTTGAGTTTGGGGGCGATGTTGAACGAATATATCTGTTTGAAGGAGCAGAAGGTGATGGTGGATCAGGAAAGGGTCCGATTGGAGCAAGAGAAATGCCGGGTCCAGACGCTCTTGCAGGGCATGCAAGCTGTCATGAACACTTACAATTCCAGCGGAGCCTTCCCGTCGCAGCTGAATATCTCCAGCGGCGCTACCAGATCAGCGATTATTAATTTGGATTAG
- the LOC133873918 gene encoding glucan endo-1,3-beta-glucosidase-like, with amino-acid sequence MRSTRALVFGLTLAFLFIYGAHSVTITVTNNCAYTIWPADLTSTPSSQLSNTGFELASGASTSLDVPSPWNGRFWARTGCSTDGSGKFTCATADCGTGQVACNGNGGAPPTSLAEFNLAANGGQDFYDISLVDGFNLPLSITPSQASCTAPSCAANVNGACPVELQVKGSDGSVIGCKSACIEFNQPQYCCTGDYSTPATCPPTNYSMFFKNECPQAYSYAYDDANNSLFSCTGGPNYSITFCP; translated from the exons ATGAGAAGTACTCGGGCACTAGTCTTCGGCCTAACCTTAgcctttcttttcatttatg GTGCTCACTCTGTTACAATAACCGTCACAAACAACTGTGCGTATACTATCTGGCCAGCAGACCTAACATCAACTCCGTCATCTCAGCTATCAAACACTGGATTTGAGCTAGCATCTGGAGCATCCACATCACTGGATGTCCCATCTCCATGGAACGGCCGGTTTTGGGCCCGAACAGGATGCTCCACAGATGGCTCGGGAAAGTTCACTTGTGCTACTGCGGATTGTGGAACCGGCCAGGTTGCATGCAACGGCAACGGTGGAGCCCCACCAACGTCTTTGGCAGAATTCAACTTAGCAGCGAATGGTGGACAAGATTTCTACGATATCAGCCTTGTAGACGGCTTCAACTTGCCTCTATCAATAACTCCATCACAAGCTTCATGCACTGCGCCCAGCTGTGCTGCCAATGTGAACGGGGCTTGCCCAGTAGAGCTACAAGTGAAAGGGTCTGATGGGAGCGTGATTGGTTGCAAGAGCGCATGCATAGAGTTCAATCAGCCACAATATTGTTGCACCGGCGATTATAGCACTCCAGCCACTTGCCCACCCACGAACTActctatgttcttcaagaatgAGTGCCCTCAGGCCTATAGTTATGCCTACGATGATGCTAATAATAGCCTATTTTCATGCACAGGCGGACCTAACTACAGTATCACGTTCTgtccataa